The Novosphingobium terrae genome segment GCAATTGCGCTTTCCAGCTGACCTCATGCAGATCGGCATGAGTCATCTGAACCGTCTGCCGGTCGCTTCGCTCAGACGGTCCAGTGCCGTCTGAAGGATTGGATGCCATGGATGGGCTTCCTTTCACTGCGGATCATGGCCATAACTCAAAAAGCCGATCGGCCCGCTGACAAGAACGCAGGCGTTACACCGATTATCCTGAGCCGTAACATGCGATGGACTGCATGTCTGTTACGAATTGTGTATCCGGATCGGGTCGCCTCCGAACCGGATACACAAAACGTCGACTTCAACATGGGAGCGTTACAGTCCACGCATCCAGCTTATCGTATTGATACGATAAGGCCAGTGCCTCCAGTATAAATAATTCATCCGATTTGACTGTCTTCCGGCGCCGAGAGCTGCCCCTGCAACACCACACCGGATCGAACACCCCTTTCGACCATGGCAAGGCCCGGCCTACCCCCAGACTCACCCCTACAAATGTAGGATATCGCAGCCCATGCACCGCTCATCGAAGCTGAACCTCGGCTGCAAGCGCCGTCCCGTTTTCGTTCAGTTGGAAAGCCCCATATCGGTCTCACAGACGGCGACTCGCCAGGGCCGAACAGGGGTTCCAGCCCGGCCGCCGACAGGAGAGCTACGATGAACGTCAAGTTCGGAACAGTGATGCGCAAGGCCGCCATGGCCGCCGCACTGGTTGCCACGGCCGCGACCGGCATGATGGCCACCACCGCTGAAGCCCGCCCCGGCTGGGGTGGCGGCTGGCACGGCGGCTACCATCGCGGTGGCGGCGCCGGCGCGGTGATTGCCGGCGGCATCGTCGGCGCGGCGCTGGGTGCGGCCATCGTCGACAGCAGCCGCCCGCGTTACTACTACCCGGCTGGCTATGGCTACTATGCCCCGCCCCCGCCGCCCCCGCCCTATTACTACGGTGGCTATTACCGCCCCTGGGCCTGGCATGACGGTTACTACTGGGATCACTGGGGTCACCGTTACTACGGCCACCGCGGCTGGTAACACGCCTTTCTGATTGTCCGACTTCTGGTCGCCCTGCCCTTCTCCCCCTCCCGGCAGGGTGCCCCAAACTTGAGCGCATGGCCCTCTCTTCCCCTTGTGGAGGGCCATGCGCCTTTTTCTTGCCCCCTCCTCCTGCAGCGCTTCCGCGCAAGGCAGCCCCCTCGCCAAACCGGGCCGACAGGTCTATGGGCCTCCCGATGACTTCGTCCGACACATTTCCCGCGCTCCCCGCCCGCATCGAGGATCTGCGCGTCGCCCTCTTCAGCGGCAATTACAACATGGTCACCGACGGCGCGAACAAGGCGCTGAACCGGCTGGTCGGCTATCTGCTGGCCAAGGGCGCTCAGGTGCGCATCTATTCGCCCACCGTGCCCAATCCCGCCTTCAAGCCCACCGGCGATCTGGTCAGCGTGCCCAGCTTCGCCATTCCGGGCCGCGCCGAATATCGCATCGCCAGCGGCCTGCCGCGTTCCGTGCGGCGCGATCTGGATGCTTTCCAGCCCAACATCGTCCACGTCTCCTCGCCCGATGTGACGGCCCATCGCGCCGTCAGCTGGGCGCGGGACCGCGGGCTGCCCGTGCTGGGCAGCGTTCACACCCGCTTCGACACCTATCCGCGCTATTACAACATGGCCTGGATCGAACCGCTGCTCACCGCCCTGCTGCGCCGCTTCTACCGCCGCTGCGACGGGCTTGTCGCGCCTTCGGAGAGCTTCGCGCAGGTGCTGCGCGACCAGCGCATGAATTACGACATCTCGCTATGGTCGCGCGGCGTCGACCGCGAGATCTTCAATGCCGAGCGCCGCGATCTGGCCTGGCGCCGCTCTTTGGGCATTGCCGATGATGAGGTGGCCATCGGCTTCCTTGGCCGTCTGGTGATGGAAAAGGGCCTCG includes the following:
- a CDS encoding glycosyltransferase family 4 protein; the encoded protein is MTSSDTFPALPARIEDLRVALFSGNYNMVTDGANKALNRLVGYLLAKGAQVRIYSPTVPNPAFKPTGDLVSVPSFAIPGRAEYRIASGLPRSVRRDLDAFQPNIVHVSSPDVTAHRAVSWARDRGLPVLGSVHTRFDTYPRYYNMAWIEPLLTALLRRFYRRCDGLVAPSESFAQVLRDQRMNYDISLWSRGVDREIFNAERRDLAWRRSLGIADDEVAIGFLGRLVMEKGLDVFADTIEELEQRGVPHRVLVIGQGPAQGWMEARLPKAVFAGYQAGTDLGRAVAGMDVLFNPSITETFGNVTLEAMACARPVVAAEATGSESLVDDRVNGRLIRPGAVHAFAEALKVYLTDADLRASHGAAGEARARDFSWDRINQSVADTYLRLIRQRARKA